The following nucleotide sequence is from Candidatus Methylomirabilis tolerans.
TCACCGCTGCTCATCGGGCGTATGTCCCCTTCCGTCAACGTGAGGACGGCAACCGCTTTTCCTTCGGCCGTGACGAACTCAACCTCATACGCCCCCTTGTCAACGTACCGGTGCACCACCGCCCCAACGTCGCCCTTCTGCAGGCCGCGCTCAGGAACATCATGGGTAAGTACGACTGTCTCCAGCGCCACAATCACCTCATTCCCTCCAACCCATTATACTCAGGCTTTCCGCCGTACGTGGTCCTTTACAAATGCGATCGCTTCGGTCGTGGTCGTACCGGGCGTAAAGATAGTGGAGAGCCCGGCTGCTTTCAGTTTCGTGATGTCTTCCGTGGGGATTGTGCCGCCACCGAAGACGAGGATGTCATCAACCCCGCGTTCTTTGAGCAACTCCATGACCTTTGGGAATAGGTACATATGAGCCCCGGACAGACAGGACATCCCGATAGCGTCCACATCCTCCTGGATGGCCGCACTCACGATCATCTCCGGTGTCTGCCGGAGTCCGGTGTAGATCACCTCCATCCCGGCGTCGCGGAAGGCCCTGGCGATGACCTTGGCACCCCGATCGTGCCCGTCAAGGCCCGGCTTCGCGATCAGGACCCGGATTTTCTTTTCCACCTTCGCTTCCATTATCTGTCCTCGCCCGCACGCTAGTTTAGTGCGTCATAAATATCTTTACAGTCCGTTCGTGGTGAGCTTGTCGAACCATGAACGAAACTGGCCGAAATGCCTCACCCTTCGACAGGCTCAGGGTGAACCGTAAATGTAAACAAGCGTTAGGCGCACTACGCTAAATGATCGAGGGTTCCTTGTATTCGCCCCAGACATCGCGAAAGACATCCATGACCTCGCCCAAGGTCGCGTAGGCCCGAACCGCGTCAAGAATCCTTGGCATCAACAGATCCTTTCCCCACGGGTCGTTCCCGGCTGCCGCCTGACGGAGCGTCTGCAGCGACCGCGTCACCGCCTCCTTGTCGCGCGAGCGGCGAACCGCCTGTACACGTTCGATCTGCCGCGCCTCGGCCTCATGGTCGATGGTGAGGGTTGGGATCGGCTCTTCCTGCTCCTCCGTAAATCGATTCACGCCAACGATGATCTTCTCGCCCCGCTCGATGGCCTGCTGATAGGCATAGGCGGCATCGGCGATCTCGCGCTGTGGAAAGCCCTTCTCGATCGCCCGGATCATCCCACCCAGATCATCGATGCGCCGGAAGTATTCCCAGACCCCCTCCTCCATCTGATTCGTCAACGTCTCGACGTAGTAAGAGCCGGCCACCGGATCGACCGTGTTGGTGACGCCGCTCTCATGCGCAATAATCTGCTGCGTCCGCAACGCGATGGTGGCCGCTTCTTCCGTCGGGAGCGCCAGCGCCTCGTCCATAGCGTTGGTATGCAGCGATTGCGTCCCACCCAGGACGGCCGCCAGCGCCTGGATCGCGACTCTGATGATGTTATTGCGCGGCTGCTGGGCGGTAAGGGAACACCCTGCTGTCTGGGCATGCGTCC
It contains:
- a CDS encoding methylmalonyl-CoA mutase: PYHQIGGTLQNDILKEYIAQKEYIYPIEPSVRLVTDTILFGAQHLPRWNTVSISGYHIREAGATALQELAFTLADGMVYVEESIKAGLEVDAFAPRLSFFFDCHNDLFEEVAKFRAARRLWARIMRERFGAKDPRSWLLRTHAQTAGCSLTAQQPRNNIIRVAIQALAAVLGGTQSLHTNAMDEALALPTEEAATIALRTQQIIAHESGVTNTVDPVAGSYYVETLTNQMEEGVWEYFRRIDDLGGMIRAIEKGFPQREIADAAYAYQQAIERGEKIIVGVNRFTEEQEEPIPTLTIDHEAEARQIERVQAVRRSRDKEAVTRSLQTLRQAAAGNDPWGKDLLMPRILDAVRAYATLGEVMDVFRDVWGEYKEPSII
- a CDS encoding DUF4926 domain-containing protein yields the protein MIVALETVVLTHDVPERGLQKGDVGAVVHRYVDKGAYEVEFVTAEGKAVAVLTLTEGDIRPMSSG
- a CDS encoding cobalamin B12-binding domain-containing protein; its protein translation is MEAKVEKKIRVLIAKPGLDGHDRGAKVIARAFRDAGMEVIYTGLRQTPEMIVSAAIQEDVDAIGMSCLSGAHMYLFPKVMELLKERGVDDILVFGGGTIPTEDITKLKAAGLSTIFTPGTTTTEAIAFVKDHVRRKA